From the Chryseobacterium sp. G0201 genome, the window AGTTTTTACAGTTTCTAATTTATCTTTTCCGCCCAAAGCTTTCAGATAGTTATCGATAACTTCTTTAGATGTTAATTTTGATTGTACAGCTTCCGTTTTAACGGGAGCAGCAGTTGTTTTTTGCGCTGCTACAGAGGTGGAAAAAAGCACAGCACAGAAAAACGGAATGATTATCTTTTTCATATATAAGTTAGTTTATAAAGCGTAAATATATGAATATTGGCTGATATAAAGTAATTCGGGCAAAAAAACAAAACCACCAAAATGATTTGGTGGTTTTAAAATATTTATAAAAAATAAATTACTTCTTAAGTTCTTCCAAAAACTCGTCGTGAGAAATTGCAGTTTCTTTTTTAGATGCTTTTTCAAGAATTACATCTTTCAATTTAGTCATTGCAACTTCAGAAGAGATTTGTCTTACCTGCTCTTGGTCTTTCAACATTTCAACAGCATATTTTTGGATCTCCTCATCTCCTAAGTGGTGAATTCCGTAGATCGCCAATTGGTTTCTTACTAATTGCTCAGCTTGCGCTAAAACATCAGCATAATCCAATTGAATTTCGTTATCAGACATCAATTTACCTTCGATGATCTGGTAGCTTAATTGTTTTTTCTCAGATTCAAGAATTTGTTTAGCCTGTTCTTCAGACTGAATATTCTGATTTGAGAATACTAACCATTTAACTAAGAAAGCTTCAGGAAGTTTCACCTCTTCTTTCTCTGTAATTTGCTCTAATACTTTGTTTACAAAGTGTACATCAGCATTTTGTTGGAAATATTCGTCTAACTCAGACTTCACTTTTTCTTTAAGCTCGTCTTCAGACTTGATTGTATCTGCTCCGTAAACTTTATCGAAAAGTTCTTGGTTAAGTTCAGCAAGATTTAAAGAATAGAAATCTTTTACTTTAACCTCAATTTCGTTGTGGTGTAAGTGCTCAACTTCTTCTTTGCTGAATCCTAATTCTTTAGCTAATTCTTCGTCACCAGCAAGAGTTTCTTTAGAAACCTTTACAGATCCGTCCATTTTCAAAGCTTTTACCAATTTGAAAGCTTCTTTGTTTTCAGCGGTAATGGTAACATTCTTTGGTTGGTGGTGGTGCTCACCTTCAGCACCTTCTTCCACAACTTGAGAAATTTCTAAAGCGATGTAAGAATCTTTAGTGATTTTATCTTGAGGAACCTGCTCAGCGAAACGCTTCTGCATGTTTTCAATGCTCTTGTTGATTTCTTTTTCAGAAGCTTCTACTTTGTAGTGAGGCGCTTCGTATTTAGCTAGATCTATTGTGAATTCAGGCTCGTACCCTACTTCAAAAGCAACTTCCAATTTTTCTGCATTATGATTGAAATCATTTACAGGCTGAGGAACAGGCTGGCCAACTAATCTTAACTTGTTGTCGTTTACATAGCTATTTAAAGCATCAGAAACTTGCTTGTTGATCTCCTCGAATGCAATACCTGCTTCATATTGTTTTCTAACCATACTTAAAGGCACTTTTCCTTTTCTGAATCCAGGAACTTGCGCATTTTTAGCATAATTAATCAACTGCTTCTCTACTTTTTCTTTGTAGTCAGATTTTTCCAATGTTACAGTAAGTAATGCACTTACGTCATCATGGTTTTGTGCGGTAACCTTCATTATTGATTAAAATTTTAGGTTGCAAAAATATGAATTTTTTATCAAAATACCCTACTAAAGATAAATTCTTATCCATCAAATATTTATAAATAAAAAACCACTGAAATTTTCAGTGGTTTTATTTTGAAAATTATTATTTAGTTGGTAAGGTTATAAGTAGCCTCAGCATCTGTTTCTCCACCTACAACACTTCCCCAGGCAGTCCCGGATTTGGCATCATTTACACTTTCAGGAGCATGGATAAGTGTTAATTTTAACAATGGTGAAGGAGAATCTACGACTTTCACTACATCCCATTTTGTTCTCAGACCTACTCTTTTCCCGTCATTTCTAAGATCATTCCCGTCTAATCTGGTAACTGCGATATTAGATTTTGGAAAATCAAAGATCAAGAAATGTTCGTCTTTAGCATCAATAATTTCCTGAGTTGCATCTTCATTTCCATTTCTGAATTTTGCTACAACAGTATAAGATTTCCCATCCTTCAAAGGAATTGTAGGAATTCCACCTGCTCCGATACTATAATCGTACGTCAATGTATTTGTAGTTCCATCTTCGGTAACCAACAAAACAATATTGGTAAGCTCTTCCTGAGGCAGATCGTCTTCCTCTGCCGAACCGTCTCTCTGA encodes:
- a CDS encoding trigger factor; the protein is MKVTAQNHDDVSALLTVTLEKSDYKEKVEKQLINYAKNAQVPGFRKGKVPLSMVRKQYEAGIAFEEINKQVSDALNSYVNDNKLRLVGQPVPQPVNDFNHNAEKLEVAFEVGYEPEFTIDLAKYEAPHYKVEASEKEINKSIENMQKRFAEQVPQDKITKDSYIALEISQVVEEGAEGEHHHQPKNVTITAENKEAFKLVKALKMDGSVKVSKETLAGDEELAKELGFSKEEVEHLHHNEIEVKVKDFYSLNLAELNQELFDKVYGADTIKSEDELKEKVKSELDEYFQQNADVHFVNKVLEQITEKEEVKLPEAFLVKWLVFSNQNIQSEEQAKQILESEKKQLSYQIIEGKLMSDNEIQLDYADVLAQAEQLVRNQLAIYGIHHLGDEEIQKYAVEMLKDQEQVRQISSEVAMTKLKDVILEKASKKETAISHDEFLEELKK